A region of the Zhihengliuella halotolerans genome:
GGTATCTAGCCTCTCCCGCTCCAGCCTACGCCGTGTGTGTAGGCCAGGCCACGTTTCGCCCTGTCCTCGGGGTGAGATCCCAGCAGATTTTCACTGAACGCGTAGTGAACCCGTGCCACACATCGCACATGTGGCGCTCGTGCATGGAACAATGAAGCCATGACTGCAATCCCCACGCACAAGGCGACCATCCACACGAACCTCGGTGACATCGAGGTCAACTTGTTCGGCAACCACGCTCCGAAGACAGTGCAGAACTTCGTCGGCCTGGCCAACGGCGAAATCGAGTGGACGCACCCGCAGACCGGCGAGAAGCAGGTGGACACGCCGCTCTACGATGGCACGATCTTCCACCGCATCATCTCCGACTTCATGATCCAGGGCGGCGACCCGCTCGGCATGGGCGTCGGCGGCCCGGGCTACCAGTTCGACGACGAGATCAGTCCCGACCTGAACTTCACCGAGCCGTACAAGCTGGCCATGGCCAACGCCGGCATCCAGATGGGCCGCGGCACCAACGGCTCGCAGTTCTTCATCACCTCTGTCCCGACCACGTGGCTGCAGGGCAAGCACACCATCTTCGGCGACGTCACCGACGAGGCCTCCCGCGCCGTCGTCGACCAGCTCAACACGGTCGCCACCGACGGCCGCGACAAGCCGCTCGAGGACGTCGTGATCTCCAGCATCGACGTCGTCGCCGTCTGACAAGCATGATCCGATGCCGCCCGTGATTTCGGCCGGCGTCACCACCGAGCTGGTCCTGCCGCCCTTGCGCTGCAGGACCGCTCGTCTTTAACCATCCTCGTCGAGAGCAGGAACATGTCCTACGGTTCTGTCCCCGATCAACAGGTCCCGGCGTGCCCGCGGCACCCCGATCGGCCGAGCTACGTGCGCTGCCAGCGCTGCGGCCGGCCAACCTGCTCGGAGTGCCAGCGCCCCGCTGCGGTCGGCGTGCAGTGCGTCGAGTGCGTGCAGCAGGCCAACCAGTCCATTCCGACCCAGCGCACCGCCCTCGGCGGTGTGCAGCGCGGCGGTCGCCCGGTCGTGACCGTCACCCTGATCGGCCTCTGCGCGCTGACGTTCCTGGCTCAGTACGCGGTTCCCGGGTTGACGCAGGCGATGCAGTGGGCGGGGCTTTACGCCTCGACGCTCGACTTCGAGCCGTGGCGCATGCTCACGAGCACGTTCCTGCACTCGCAGGGCTTCTTGATGCACATTGGCTTCAACATGTACGCGCTGTACATCATCGGCCGGATTCTCGAACCGATGATGGGCCGGCTCCGGTTCGGCCTGCTCTATGTGCTCTCCGGCATCGGCGGCTCCGTGGCGGTTCTGCTGCTCGATCATCCTTTGCAGGGCGTCGTCGGCGCCTCGGGCGCGGTCTTTGGGCTCTTCGGCGCGCTGCTCGTGATCACGCGGGCGCGCGGCGGGAATTTCATGCCGATCTTGATTCTGGTGGGCATCAACCTTGTCATCGGCTTCATCCCCGGGTTCAACATTTCATGGCAGGCCCACCTGGGCGGACTGCTCACGGGCGGCGCCCTCGCCGCCGTCATGGTCTACGCCCCGCGGCTCGCGGCGCGTGGTGGGCAGATGCACGACGCCGGCTCGGCCGCCGGCCGGCATGCCCGCCGGGCCTCGCTCCAGGCACTGGGTGTCGCCGCGGTGGCCTTGGTGCTCGTGGTGTTGACGGTGTGGGGAGCCGCTACGGTTCCGCAGCGGCTGTACTGACTGTCCACAAGCCTTATCCACACTGTTAATAACTTACACACGTGTGATTCGGACTGAATACTTCAGATCCCGGGCGCCGTCGATCGGCATGTAGCCGCCGATCGACGGCGCCCGTTCCGTTTTTTGGTGCCGCTATTCACATATCTATCCCCAGCTGTGGATAACCGCGGTACACACATGTGCACGGATCCACAGACAGCGAACGATCCTGTGGATGCTTGTGGACAGGGGGCTTTCCCACAGGGCCTGTGGATAAGTCATGGTTAGGGCTAGAATCCCCGTGTTTACAGGGATCAAAGAAGGTTCAAGGCTCAATTTGCTCTTCAGGTGTCCCAAGTAACAGATCCGTTGTCCACAGGGGTTCTCCACACTGTAGAAAACTTACAGGCGTGTGATTCGATAAGTCCGAGTCGCCCCGATCGGCGTGATTTCAGCGAATCGAACACACTTACCAACAGACTTGTCCCCACCTGTGGATAACTTTAGTTCACACCGTGTGCACAGTGGGGCGCCACGGCGCAGTGGATAAGTGGGGGTCCACCGGCACCGCGTCCAATCTTGCTCCGGGCGCCACATCCGACTAGTTTGGTCACAGAATGATTGGTAGAACTCAATCACTGGATGGAACGAGGAGCAAGATGACCCAGCCGCGACCGATCACCGCGCACGACATCGAGCCGTGGGCGGATCTGCTCAACGCTGTGAGCACCACCGACGACTTCGGCGAGACGTTCACGCCGGTGGAACTGGCGGAAGGCCTCGAGGCGCCGGGTTTCACACCCGCGTCGGATTCCCTCTCGTGGTGGGACGGGGAGGTGATGATTGCCGCCGCGGAGATCTCCGTGCGGCAGCTGACCGCCGAGGACGGGATCGCCAAGGCCTTCGTCGACGGCGCGGTGCACCCGGAGCACAGGGGGCGGGGACTCGGTACTGCCATCATGGGTTGGGGTCAGCAGCGGGCCCTGGCCCTGGCCGCGGAACGGCACCCGGGGCGCGAGGTGCAGCTGGACACCTGGAACATGACGGCGCAGAGCTCGTATGCTTCGCTCGCCGCGGACTGGGGCTACTCCCCCGTGCGCTACTTCCGCGAGATGCGGGTCGAACTAGAGGGATGGGTGGCGCCGACGGTCGACGTGCGGGTCGAGCAGATCCTGGGGACAACCTCACGGATCGACGCCGAGCTCAGCGCGCCGGCGCACCGCGCCCATCTCGAGGCGTTCCGCGACCACTGGAACTACACGCCGGGCACGATCGAGAAGTGGGAACACTTCACGTCGGGCAGCACGTTCCGCCCGGAATATTCGCGGCTCGCCCTCGATACCTCGAACCCGGAGGACCCCGTGGACGCCTACGTCCTCTGCCAGCAGAACACCGACGACGAGCTGTACGTCGCCCTTGTCGGCACGCGGCGACGGGCGCGGGGTCGAGGCTTGGCTACGACGCTGCTGGCCGACGTCGTGCGCCAGGCCCAGGAGGCGGGCTTGGCAGCGGTCACCCTCGGTGTCGACGCGGCGAGCCCCACGGGCGCCGGCGGCGTCTATGAGCGGGTCGGCTTCCGCCCGGTGCGCTCTAGCGTCGAGTACTCGAAACGGTTGCCGGCCACCGGCTAGAGCGGATGCAGCATGAGCGCCGCGGCGAGCGCGAACGTCATGGCGGCCACGGCGCCGTCGAGCACTCGCCACGCTGATGGGCGCGCGAAGAGGGGGCGCAGCAAGCGCGCACCTGCGCCGAGTGCGCTGAACCAGAGCACGCTGGCGACCATCGCCCCGCCGCCGAAATACCACCGTGCGGCGGGGCCGTGCTGTTCCCCCTGCGTGGCCGCAACCGAACCGAGCAGAACGATCGTCTCCAGGTAAACCTGCGGGTTCAGCCAGGTCAGCCCCAACAAGGTCAGGACGACGCCGGTGCGGCCCGCTGCGGACCGTTCCACCGGGGCGTCGGCCGCGGTGAGGGCGGCGGGTCGCACCGCGCGCCTGAGCGCCATGAGGCCGAACGCGGCGAGGAACGCGGCGCCGCCGAAGCGGGCGACCTGCAGGACCCACGGGGTGTTGGCGACGAGGGAGCCGAATCCGGCGACGCCGACGAGGATGAGCAGAACGTCGGAGACCGCGCAAACCGCGACGCACGCCACGACGTGCTCGCGGCGCAGCCCTTGGCGCAGGACGAACGCGTTCTGGGCACCGATGGAGACGATCAGGGACAGGCCCATGGCCAGGCCGGAGGCGGCGGGAAGAAGGAGAGTCACCTGAACAATCTAGAAGCGCCGACAGATCCAGTACAGCTAATGTTTCTGATGATGCATTAGCATCGTTAATGTGGACTTCCCAGCAGAGCAGCTCCGCGCCTTCGCCGCCGTCGTGGACACCGGGACCTTCGAGGCCGCCGCTGGCCGATTGCATGTGACGCCCTCCGCGGTGAGTCAGCGGATCCGCGCCCTCGAGCGGCAGGTAGGCGCCGTCGTCGTGCGCAGGAGCAACCCGGCCGAACCGACGGCCGCGGGACGCGTACTGGTGCGTCTGGCCCGCCAGGTCGAGCTCGTCGCGGCTGAGGCGATCGCGGAGCTCAGCGGGGCCCGTGCGGGCACCACGGCTGCGCCGCGAGTGCTGACGATTGTGGTTCCTTCGGACTCGTTGTCCTCCTGGTTCGCGCCCGTGCTCGACGCGGCGGCCACGGAGGACGGGTACGTCCTGGAGATCTTGCGCGACGACGAGAACCAATCCGAGGAGCACTTGCGCTCCGGCCGCGCGATGGGCGCCATCACGACCGTGCGTCAGCCGGTTCAGGGGTGTTCGACGACGCCGCTGGGGGTGATGCGCTACCGGGCGATGGGCGCACCGGACTTCGTAGATCGCTGGTTCGGCCCGGGAGGCGGGGGATTCTCTGCCGCACCCGTGGTGAACTTCGGTCGGGACGATCCGCTGCAGAACGAGGTCCTGCGCTCCGCTGGCGTCGCGGCCGAGCCGTTCGCCGGCGGCCCGCCGGCGAGCTACGTGCCGGACCCCGCGCAGTTCGGCCGGGCGGTGGCCGCTGGGATGGGCTGGGGCATGATCCCCGCCTGGCAGGTGGCGGAACTGGGAGGCGCGTTGCGCGAGATCGAACCCGAGGTCGTCCGTGGGGTGGACCTCTACTGGCAGCGCTGGACGCTGGACTCCCCCGGGCTCGATTGGCTCAGTGACGCCGTGCGCTACGCGGCTGCGCGCGGGCTTTCCGGCGGGCAGGAGCGCCCGTGACGGCCCGCGCCGGGCGTGCCGGGCGCTTAGTCTGGATCGGTGTGCTGCTGGTCCTGCTGCCGCCGGTGCCGGCTCATGTGGCCGCCCGACTCTGCGTCGTGGACGACGAGTGCGGGCCGGTCGGGGCGGACATCGGCGCGTACCTCGCCGATACCTTCGACCCCTGGCGTCTCGCGTCGGCCCTCGCGGTGCTGGCGATCGCCGTCGTCGTCCGGGCTCGGTCCGGCCCCGGAGTGACTGCCGCGTCGGTCGCGGGCCTGGTGGCGGTCGTCATTCTCTACGCGACGCCAGCGCACCTGGCGGCCCTCATCGGTTCCGGGGCGGGGCTTGCGGAGACGGCCGAATACCTCGCGTTCCTGAAGACCTTCGACCTGTTGACCCTCGCGCTGCCCATAGCGCTCGTCCTGTACGCCCTCGCCGTCGGATCCTCCCGCCCGCGACGGGCCGTGAAGGGCGCGGAGGGCCGCTACCCGTGACCGCGTTGGCGAGGCCGCGCGTCAGCCGACGGGCGGCCCCGCCTGCAGGAGCGCGATCGTGATCGCCGCGACGGCGAGCACACCGAGGCCCAGCGCCACGAACGGGCGGGCCAGACACCAGGCCTGCGCGCGTTCGATGAGGGTCCGCGGGGCCTCGGCCGCGGGGCCTGCGAGCCGCCATCGTGCGGAGAGCCGGCCCGTGCGTTCGGCCCACTTCTCGAAGGGCAGCGTCGCGAACGGGACCACCGCCGCGACGAGCGAGGCGGCGCCCGTGCCGAGGCTCCAGCGCTCGTTGACCCACACGAAGATGCTGGTCAGCCCGTAGGCCACGGTCGCAATGCCGTGTACCAGGCCGAAGACCGAGACCAGAACGTCCGTCACCCCGGAGTACTTGAAGACCATGCCGATGATCAGCAGGGCCCAGGTGATCACCTCGGCGAGGGCGACGGCGGCGTAGAACCGGCGCGGGGAGACGCGCGGTTCGCGGGCAGTGGCGGTGGTCTCGGTCATTGCTCAGTCCTGGTGGAGTTGGAGGTGGGTGCTGCAGCTGGCGTCACAGACATCGAGGGCACCATGGTGCTACCTTGGCGTCGGGCCGCTTCGAATGTCAGTGGTCCCCGGACGAGGGAGCCGTACCCGGAAGGCGACAAGACGGCCGTCGAAAGGCAGGCAGTCATGTCTTGGTTCATTCTCGTGCTTTCAGGAGTATTCGAAGCCGTCTGGGCGGTCGCCCTCGGCAAGTCGGAGGGATTCACCAAGCTCGTCCCGTCGCTGGTCTTCGCCGGCGGGTTGCTCGTCTCCATGGCCGGGCTGGCCTGGGCTATGAAGGAAATCCCCACCGGAACGGCGTACGCGGTCTGGGTTGGGATCGGAGCCTCCCTGGCCGTGGCCTACGGGATGATCTTCGGCGGCGAGTCGATGAGCTGGATCAAGATTCTCCTAGTCACCGGGCTGATCGCCTGCATCGTCGGGCTGAAACTCGTCGACTAGTGCCAGCGGGTCGTCATGAAGAAGCCGACCATCGCGATGCCGAAACCGATGATGATGTTCCAGCCGCCGGCGGCCGCGATGGGGAACAGGGCCTGCGTGATGTAGTAGGTCACGACCCACAGCAGTCCCAGGATCATCGAACCGAACATGACGATCTTGTACCAGAGCGGGAGTGGCTTCCGCTCGGTCGAAGCCGCCGGATCCTGTTGGGCGCGAGCCTTGCGGCGCGTCTTGGATTCGGGCACTGAAACTCCTGAAATATGGGTCGCGTCTTCGTTAGTCTGGTTACACCATACTAGCGAACCTCGTGCCCCGGCCGCGGTCCGTTTCAAGTCCTGAGGAGCGCCACGTGTCTGCACCACCCGAAGGGTCACTGGACGCCATGCTCAACGACGGCGGGGCACGCGCGGCCGCCCGGGACCGCCGGCCGCGGCGGAGGTACTCGCGCGGTGGCGCCGTCGTCGGCGTCATCGGGGAGCTGCTCATCACCGCGGGCGTCATCGTGCTGCTTTTCGTCGCGTGGGAGCTGTGGTGGACCAACTTGGAGGCCGACCGCAACCAGAACGATGCGGCCACCAATCTGATCGAATCCTTCGAGCGGCCCGAGGCGATCGCGGCCCCGGGGGATCCCGTGGACCCGGAGGACCAGGCAGCCGACGACGCGGAGCAGTTCGGCCCTCCTCCGGCGGCCACCCTCGAGGACCCCGGCACGTTCGCTCTGATGTACGTCCCGCGTTTCGGGGAGGACTGGGTGCGGCCGGTGAGCAGCGGCGTCGGACTGGACGTGTTGAACAACCTCGGCATCGGGCACTATCCGGAGACGCAGATGCCCGGCGAGGCCGGGAACTTCGCGGTCGCAGCGCACCGGCAGACCCACGGTCAGGTGTTCTACGACATCGACAAGCTGCGCGACGGGGACCGCGTGTATGTGCAGACCCGCGAGGGTTTCTACCAGTACCGCTACACCGGCACGGAGATCGTCTCTCCGTCTCAGGTCGACGTGCTGGCGCCGGTCCCCCGGCAGCCGGGCGCCGAGCCGACGTCCTCGGTCCTGACCTTGACCAGCTGCCACCCGCTCTTCACGACGCGGGAGCGGATCATCGCCTACGCGGAGCTCGAATCCTTCCGGCCGGCCGATCACGGCCCGCAATTCGCCATCATGTCCGCCTACGAGCGCACGCAGAACTAGGAGGACCTCATGTACGCATGGATGTTCAGGCAGCTCCCGGGCCCGGTGTGGGTGCGGCTTCTCATTTCGCTCGTCCTGCTCGCCGGGATCATACTGGTGTTGATGATGTATGTCTTTCCGTGGGTCAGCGACCAGCTGAGCCTGTGGACTCAGTCGACGATTGGTTTGGTGACGCGATGACCGCCCGCATTCTGGTGATCGACAACTACGACTCGTTTGTCTACACCCTCGTGGGCTACCTGCAGGAGCTGGGCGCGGAGACGACCGTGGTCAGGAACGACGACGTCACCCTCGCCGAGGCGATCGAACTCGCCTCGGCCCGCGACGGCGTCTTGGTCTCCCCCGGCCCCGGCGATCCGGCCGGGGCGGGCGTGTGCATCGAGATGATCCGCTGGTGCGGCGAGGAGCTGAAACCGATGCTCGGCGTGTGCCTGGGCGAGCAGGCGCTGGCCGAGGCGTTCGGCGGCACCGTCACGCACGCTGAGGAACTCATGCACGGCAAAACGTCGCTGGTCGACCACGACGGGACGGGCGTCTTCGCGAACCTGCCCAGTCCCTTCACCGCCACTCGCTACCACTCGCTGGCCGCCGTGCGGGAGTCGATTCCGGACGTCCTGCGGATCACCGCGTGGACAGCGCCCAACGAGGCTGCGCCGGGGGGCACCGTGATGGGCCTCGCCCACAAGACTGCACCCTTGTGGGGCGTGCAGTTCCACCCGGAGTCGGTCCTGACGGAGGGCGGCTACCTGATGCTCGGCAACTGGCTCGAGTCACTCGGCGTCGAGGGCGCGGCGCAGCGGGCCGCGACGCTCAGCCCGCTGATCAGTTCCATCAGCTAGTCCGCTCAGTCGTCTTCCGACGGCGACTCGGACGGCGCTTCGCTCTCGGACGGCGACTCGTCGGCGGACGGTGATTCGCTCGGCTCCTCTGACTCCTCCTCGGTGGGAGTCGGCGACGGCGTGGGTGATGGAGGAGCGACGGCGACGTCCACCGTAACCGTCCCGCCCTGCTCGATGTCGTTGCCCGGTTCTGGGGACTGATCGACGATGGTACCTGGCGAAACGACCGCGTTCTCGACCTCGTTCACCGTGATGTTCAGGCCGTAGGCGGGATCGGAGAGGAGTTCTTCCGCCTCCTCCACCGTCAGCCCGCTGAGCAGGTCCGGCACCGAGACCATGCCGGTCGAGAGCGTCAACTCCACCGTGCTGCCACCGGCGACGGGGTCGCCGGCTGCCGGGTTGGTCCTGATGACGCGGTCGGCCGGGACCGTGGCGCTGTTCTCTTCCTTCATCTCCGTTTCGACTTCGAGCCCCAGTTCCTCGAGGGTCGCCCGGGCGCTCGACTCGGTTGCGCCGGCCAAGTCCGGGATCGTCACCGAGGAAGGGCCCTTGGAGATGAGCAGCACGACGGCGGAATCGACACGGAGGGACTCGCCCTCGCCGGGCCGGGTGCCGATCGCGAAGCCTGATTCGACGTCGTCGCTGAACTCCTCGACGATTTCGGCAATCCGCAGGTTCTCCGCGAGCAGCGCGTTCTGGGCGTCCGTCTGGGTCATGCCCTCGACGGCCGGGACCTCGACCCGTACGTTCTGGGCCTGAATCTGTTGCGACCAGTTCCAGACGAACCAGCCGCCGCCGCCGACGACGAGCAGCGTCACGAGGGTGAAAACGATGATCCAGGCACGGCGGCGGCGCTTCTCATAGGGGGAGCGTTCGCGTGCGTGGGCGCCGATGGTATGCCCGCTGTCCTCGTGCGCACTGTCCTCGTGCCACGAATCTTCGGGGGTTGTCGCGTGCGGGGCTGCTGCGGTCATCGCGACGGTGGGATCGGATGAATCATGTGTCGGCAGGGCCGAGGTCTCCGCGGACGGCAGCGACAGAGCCTCGGTGGCCGCCTCCGACTCGTCGAGGCCCGCCGCAGCCGCCGCGGTGCCGATGAGCTGGGTGGGAGCTTCAGCCGGGTCGTCCGAATACGGGACGCCTTCGCGTGCTTCGCGCAGGGCGTGGGCAAAGGCTGCAGCGTCTTGGAAGCGGTTCTCACGGTCTTTCTGCAGCGCCTTGGCGAGCAGGGGATCGAAGGCGGCGGGAACGTCGTCGTTCAGCGCGCTCGGCGCCAGAGCGTCCTCGCCCACGTGCTGGTAGGCGACCGACACGGCGGAGTCGCCGACGAACGGCGGCCGGCCCGTGAGCAGTTCGAAGAGCAGGCAACCGGCGGAGTAGAGGTCGCTGCGGACGTCGACGTTCTCGCCACGCGCCTGCTCGGGGGAAAGGTACTGGGCGGTTCCGACGACGGCCTGCGTCTGCGTCATCGTCGCCGCGGAATCGGCGAGGGCCCGGGCGATACCGAAGTCCATGACCTTGATGCTGCCGTCGGCGGTGACCATGACGTTCGCGGGCTTGATGTCGCGGTGCACGATCGACATGCGGTGGCTGTAGGACAGGGCGGAGAGCACACCCAGCGCATAGTCGACGGCCTGGTCGAAGGAGACCTCGTCGGAGGCGAGCAGATCTCGAAGCGTCCGGCCGTCGACGTACTCCATGACGATGAACGGGACCTTCAGCCCGCTTGCGGACTCCGCGTCCGTACCGAGCTGCTCCTCACCCGTGTCGTACACCGAAACGATCGCCGGATGATTGAGGCCGGCGACGGCCTGCGCCTCCCGGCGGAAGCGGGTCTGGAACATCGGATCCCGCGCGAGGTCGCGGCGGAGCAGCTTGATGGCAACCTCACGGCCGAGGCGCGTGTCGCGGCCGCGGTGCACGTCAGCCATGCCGCCGCGCCCGATGAGCGCGCCGACCTCATAACGGTCGTCGAGGAGTCGAGTCTCAGTCATCTAGCTGGCGGGGGACTCGGACGGGGTGGGGTTCGGGGCTGACTCGGGCGTCTCCGACTCCTCGGTGTTCTGGGGGCCCTCCGAGACCGTGTAGGCCACGTCTGAGCCCTCGTCCACGGATTGGCCGCTGCCGGGGTTCACCGCGACGACCGTGCCCGCGGGCTGGTCCGAGGCCACCGTGCCGCCGTGCACCGGAACGAGGTTTGCGTTCGTGAGCGCGCTGCGGACTGCGGCCTCGGTCTTGCCCGTGAGCCCGTTGGGCACAGTCACCTTCGAGGGCTGCTCGGGTGCGACGGCGTAGCGTACGGCGATTGTCGTCCCCAGGCGCTGCTCCCCGGACGGGGAGACGGCGAACACGGTGTTCTCCGCGTATTCCTGGTTCTCTTCGCCTTGGGCGTCGACCCGGAAGCCCAGGTCCTCCAAGCGCTCCATAACGGATTCGAGCTGCTGACCCAGGTACTGGTTTTCCCGGATCGTGGCCGTCTCCGGGTCGGGCGCCTGTGTCGTGGGGTCGTTGTCGTTCCCGTCGGACGTTTCGGTCTCGGTCGGTGTGGGCGTGTCGGAGGGGGTCTCGGACGCCGTCTCCGACGGTGTCTCCGAGACGGTGGTCGACGGTGAACCGGAAGCGTCGGGGTCGTCGTCGTTTCCGGTCAGCAGCGGGAACAGCAGGGCGCCGAGGATCGCGAAGACCACGAGCACCAGCAGGGCGATGAGCGGCCAAGTCCACGGGCTGCGGCGGTTGCGCGCGAGCTCGTTCGCGTCCTCCTCGGACTCCTCGTCGTCACCGGGGGTCCAGTCGCGACTGGCGCCGACGACGGAGGCGAATTCGTCGCCCTCGCCCTCGCCTTGGCCCACGACCGGAAGCGACGACGTGTTGGTGCCGGCGACGGTCTGCGCCTGGGTCGGGGCGGAATCCGGACGGATGACCTGGGTGGAGGCCGTTCCCGAGGCGAAGAGCAGCATGCCAGGAACCGCGGCCTCAGCGGCGCGCGGGTTGTTCGCCCGCAGCGCTTCGGCGGCCTCGGCCAGCTTGTTCGCGTTGGCGGGGCGGTCGCCCGGGTCCTTGGCCAGCATCGACATCAGCAGCGCGCGCACGTTCGGGTCCACCGTGTCGGGCAGCGGTGGGGGAGTGTCGTTGACCTGGGCGAGTGCGATCGCGATCTGCGATTCGCCCGAGAAGGGACGGCGGCCGGCAACGCACTCGTAGCCGATGACGCCGAGCGAGTACACATCGCTCGAGCCCGTGGCCTGCTGGCCGGTGGCCTGCTCGGGGGAGAGGTACTGGGCCGTTCCCATGACCTGACCCGTGGCGGTGAGCGGCACCTGATCAGCGAGGCGGGCGATGCCGAAGTCGGTGATCTTCACCCGGCCGTCAGGCAGGATGAGGATGTTGCCCGGCTTGACGTCACGGTGAACGAGGCCCAGCTCGTGGGCGGCGGCCAGCGCACGGGCGGTCTGCGCGATGATCGACAGCGTCCGGTCGGCGTTGAGGACGCGCTCGCGTTCGATGATGGCCGAGAGTGGACGGCCGGGGACCAGCTCCATGACGAGGTAGGCGGATCCTTCTTCCTCGCCGTAGTCGAAGACCGAAGCCACGCCATTGTGGTTCAGCAGGGCGGTGTGCCGGGCCTCGGCGCGGAAACGCTTGAGGAAGCCCGGATCGCCGGTGTATTCCTCCTTGAGGATCTTGATGGCGACCACGCGGCCGAGCACCAGGTCTTGGGCCTTCCACACCTCGCCCATGCCGCCGATAGCGATCCGGTCGGTCAGTTTGAACCGACCGCCCAGGGTGATTCCCGATGTAGGCCTCACTTGTTGAACACCGCCTCTAGGATCTTCTTCATGTTCGGACTGGTCAGTGTGTGGCCGGTCTCGTAGTCAATATTCTCGGCGACGATTGTCACCGCGTACTCGGGGTCGTCCGCCGGTGCGAAACCCGTGATCCAGGAGTTCACCGTGTTGGTCGGATTTCCGTTGGCGTCGACTCGGCCGGTCTGGCCGGTGCCCGTCTTGGCTGCGATCTCCAGGCCGGGGACCTGGGCGGCTGCCGCGGTGCCACCCTTGAGGGGTTCGCGCATGAGCTCTGTCACCTGGTCCGCGACTTCCTTGGTCGTCGCTGTGCTGAACTCTTCCGGCTCCGGCTGCTCCAGCACCTTGAGGTCGGGGGCGATGATCTCGTCGATGAGGTTCGGCTTCATGATCACCCCGCCGTTCGCGATGCCCATCGAGACCATGTTCATCTGCAGCGCCGAGGCCTTGACGTCGAACTGGCCGATCGACGAGAGCGCGAGCTGCGCGTCGTCCATGTCGCTCGGGAAGACGGAGGTGGCCACGCGCTGCGGGATGTAGAGCTGCTGGCCGAAGCCGAAGCGCTCGGCGACGTCCCGCAGGGCGTCCTCACCCACGGAGTCGGCGATCTCGACGAACGGGGTGTTGCAGCTCTGCCCGATGATGAAGTGGAGCGTCGCCTTCTTCTGCTG
Encoded here:
- the pknB gene encoding Stk1 family PASTA domain-containing Ser/Thr kinase: MTETRLLDDRYEVGALIGRGGMADVHRGRDTRLGREVAIKLLRRDLARDPMFQTRFRREAQAVAGLNHPAIVSVYDTGEEQLGTDAESASGLKVPFIVMEYVDGRTLRDLLASDEVSFDQAVDYALGVLSALSYSHRMSIVHRDIKPANVMVTADGSIKVMDFGIARALADSAATMTQTQAVVGTAQYLSPEQARGENVDVRSDLYSAGCLLFELLTGRPPFVGDSAVSVAYQHVGEDALAPSALNDDVPAAFDPLLAKALQKDRENRFQDAAAFAHALREAREGVPYSDDPAEAPTQLIGTAAAAAGLDESEAATEALSLPSAETSALPTHDSSDPTVAMTAAAPHATTPEDSWHEDSAHEDSGHTIGAHARERSPYEKRRRRAWIIVFTLVTLLVVGGGGWFVWNWSQQIQAQNVRVEVPAVEGMTQTDAQNALLAENLRIAEIVEEFSDDVESGFAIGTRPGEGESLRVDSAVVLLISKGPSSVTIPDLAGATESSARATLEELGLEVETEMKEENSATVPADRVIRTNPAAGDPVAGGSTVELTLSTGMVSVPDLLSGLTVEEAEELLSDPAYGLNITVNEVENAVVSPGTIVDQSPEPGNDIEQGGTVTVDVAVAPPSPTPSPTPTEEESEEPSESPSADESPSESEAPSESPSEDD
- a CDS encoding protein kinase domain-containing protein, with protein sequence MRPTSGITLGGRFKLTDRIAIGGMGEVWKAQDLVLGRVVAIKILKEEYTGDPGFLKRFRAEARHTALLNHNGVASVFDYGEEEGSAYLVMELVPGRPLSAIIERERVLNADRTLSIIAQTARALAAAHELGLVHRDVKPGNILILPDGRVKITDFGIARLADQVPLTATGQVMGTAQYLSPEQATGQQATGSSDVYSLGVIGYECVAGRRPFSGESQIAIALAQVNDTPPPLPDTVDPNVRALLMSMLAKDPGDRPANANKLAEAAEALRANNPRAAEAAVPGMLLFASGTASTQVIRPDSAPTQAQTVAGTNTSSLPVVGQGEGEGDEFASVVGASRDWTPGDDEESEEDANELARNRRSPWTWPLIALLVLVVFAILGALLFPLLTGNDDDPDASGSPSTTVSETPSETASETPSDTPTPTETETSDGNDNDPTTQAPDPETATIRENQYLGQQLESVMERLEDLGFRVDAQGEENQEYAENTVFAVSPSGEQRLGTTIAVRYAVAPEQPSKVTVPNGLTGKTEAAVRSALTNANLVPVHGGTVASDQPAGTVVAVNPGSGQSVDEGSDVAYTVSEGPQNTEESETPESAPNPTPSESPAS